A stretch of the Erpetoichthys calabaricus chromosome 3, fErpCal1.3, whole genome shotgun sequence genome encodes the following:
- the strip1 gene encoding striatin-interacting protein 1 homolog: MEAGGGVGLIVNNKQRSMLPNKSRGEFIRNQRKDSEGFSECPDLEFEYADTDKWASELSELYSYTEGPEFVLNRKCFEEDFRTHVADKKWTELDIVEHRAHAMRLLDGLEVTAREKRLKVARAILYMAQGTFGECDSEAEVQHWMRYNIFLLLEVGTFMALVELLNMEIDNSAACSSAVRKPAISLADSTDLRVLLNIMYLMVETIQQEDEADKPEWKATRETFKTELGSPLYNNESVSVMLFGMVTKFCSGHAPHFPMKKVLLLLWKTILFTLGGFEQLQTIKIKKREIMGLPPLPEDSICVIRNMRAASPPASASDLIEQQQKRARREHKALIKQDNLDAFNEKDPYKTDDPREDDDENDDNDNSLEAETFPLERDEVMPPPIPHPPSERISFPKGLPWAPKVREKDIENFLETSRSKFIGYTLGKDTDTVVGLPRPIHESIKTLKQHKYISISEIQIQKEEEYQKTPLSGGEEDIELSPAELLYQGMLPSLPQYMIALLKILLAAAPTSKAKTDSINILADVLPEEMPTTVLQSMKLGVDVNRHKEIIVKAISAILLLLLKHFKLNHVYQFEYMAQHLVFANCIPLILKFFNQNIMSYITAKNSISVLDFPSCVIHELPELTAESLEAGDNNQFCWRNLFSCINLLRILNKLTKWKHSRTMMLVVFKSAPILKRALKVKQAMMQLYVLKLLKVQTKYLGRQWRKSNMKTMSAIYQKVRHRLNDDWAYGNDLDARPWDFQAEECALRANIERFNSRRYDKTQSNPDFLPVDNCLQSVLGQRVELPEDFQMNYDLWLEREVFSKPISWEELLH, encoded by the exons GGTTTTTCTGAATGTCCAGACCTAGAATTTGAATATGCAGATACAGACAAATGGGCCTCTGAGCTCTCGG aaTTGTACAGCTACACAGAAGGGCCAGAGTTTGTCCTCAACAGAAAGTGTTTTGAAGAGGATTTTAGAACTCATG TGGCTGATAAGAAATGGACAGAGTTGGATATTGTGGAGCACAGAGCTCATGCCATGCGACTTCTTGACGGATTAGAAGTAACTGCAAGGGAAAAACGTCTGAAGGTGGCAAGAGCCATTCTTTACATGGCCCAAG GCACATTTGGAGAATGTGATTCAGAAGCAGAAGTCCAGCATTGGATGAGATACAATATCTTCTTACTCCTTGAAGTTGGAACCTTCATGGCCTTGGTGGAGCTGCTGAACATGGAAATAGA CAACAGTGCAGCATGTAGCAGTGCGGTGAGAAAGCCAGCAATCTCATTGGCTGACAGTACAGATCTTCG GGTGCTGTTAAACATCATGTATCTGATGGTAGAAACCATCCAGCAGGAGGATGAAGCTGATAAGCCAGAATGGAAAGCCACAAGGGAAACCTTCAAAACAGAGCTTG GTTCTCCTCTCTATAATAATGAGTCTGTTTCGGTGATGCTGTTTGGGATGGTGACCAAATTTTGCAGTGGCCATGCCCCTCACTTCCCCATGAAGAAGGTTCTCTTACTGCTCTGGAAAACTATTCTG tttactttGGGTGGGTTTGAGCAGCTACAGACAATCAAAATCAAGAAGCGAGAGATCATGGGCCTCCCACCTCTGCCAGAGGACAGCATTTGTGTGATCCGTAACATGAGGGCTGCCTCCCCTCCAGCATCCGCCTCAGATCTCATTGAGCAGCAACAGAAGAGAGCCCGCCGTGAGCACAAG gCTCTTATAAAGCAAGATAACCTTGATGCCTTCAATGAAAAAGACCCCTACAAAACAGATGACCCCCGCgaagatgatgatgaaaatgATGACAATGATAACAGTCTAGAGGCAGAGACCTTCCCCTTGGAGCGTGATGAGGTCATGCCTCCACCAATCCCTCACCCACCCTCTGAAAGGATCTCTTTCCCAAAGGGGCTACCCTGGGCCCCCAAAGTCAG agAGAAAGACATTGAAAACTTCCTTGAAACCAGTAGAAGCAAATTTATTGGCTACACATTAGGAAA AGATACAGACACTGTAGTTGGATTGCCAAGGCCAATTCATGAAAGCATCAAAACCCTCAAACAA CACAAATACATCTCAATCTCTGAGATCCAGAtccagaaagaagaagaatatcagAAGACACCACTATCCGGG GGAGAAGAGGATATTGAGCTGAGCCCTGCTGAGCTTCTATATCAAGGCATGTTACCCAGCTTGCCACAGTATATG ATTGCACTTCTCAAAATCCTCCTGGCTGCTGCACCCACGTCAAAAGCCAAAACTGATTCCATCAATATTCTTGCAGATGTTTTGCCAGAGGAAATGCC CACAACCGTGCTGCAGAGCATGAAACTTGGGGTAGATGTGAACAGACACAAGGAGATCATTGTAAAAGCAATTTCGGCCATTCTGCTGCTGCTCCTGAAACATTTCAAGTTAAACCATGTCTATCAG TTTGAATACATGGCCCAGCATTTGGTGTTTGCAAACTGCATCCCTTTGATCCTGAAGTTTTTCAACCAGAACATCATGTCCTATATCACTGCAAAAAACAG tatatCAGTTTTGGATTTCCCTTCTTGTGTCATCCATGAACTACCTGAGCTGACAGCAGAAAGTCTG gAAGCAGGGGACAACAACCAATTCTGCTGGAGGAATCTTTTTTCCTGCATCAATCTGCTGCGGATACTGAACAAGCTTACAAAATGGAAGCATTCAAGAACTATG ATGCTTGTGGTTTTTAAATCCGCACCCATCCTGAAGCGGGCACTCAAAGTGAAGCAGGCCATGATGCAACTTTATGTCTTGAAGTTACTAAAGGTGCAAACTAAATATCTTGGCCGCCAGTGGCGGAAGAGCAACATGAAAACCATGTCTGCAATCTACCAGAAAGTGCGCCATCGCCTAAATGATGATTGGGCCTACGGCAATG ATCTGGATGCTCGTCCTTGGGATTTCCAGGCTGAAGAATGTGCTCTGCGAGCCAATATTGAGCGTTTCAACAGCCGCCGCTATGATAAGACTCAGAGCAATCCAGACTTCCTGCCTGTGGACAACTGCCTACAGAGTGTTCTGGGACAGAGAGTAGAACTTCCAGAGGATTTCCAGATGAACTATGACCTCTGGCTTGAGCGGGAAGTTTTCTCCAAGCCCATTTCCTGGGAGGAACTTCTGCACTGA